Proteins from a single region of Chloroherpeton thalassium ATCC 35110:
- a CDS encoding NAD(P)H-dependent oxidoreductase, translating to MNEQKQALLLIGSAKHPSSTSHSLGKYLLERLETQGFQTETIFLHKIIHHAQQTSLLLQSVEKASHLIFSFPLYVDSQPYQVSRAMELIFEHYQHSQGAQEKQAAFIVNCGFPEAAHNCTALAICERFAIETGFQWAGGLSLGGGEAIGGESLEKRGGMVRNVMQALDIAADALAAGQKIPEEAINLMAKPFIPGWMYTLFGNMSWRREAKRHGVLRNISDCPFNQAQSE from the coding sequence ATGAATGAGCAAAAACAGGCGTTGCTGCTGATTGGCAGTGCTAAACATCCATCCAGCACATCGCATTCGCTTGGCAAGTATTTGCTTGAGCGGCTTGAAACGCAAGGCTTTCAAACGGAGACAATTTTTTTGCATAAAATCATTCATCACGCTCAGCAAACGTCTCTGTTGTTGCAGTCTGTTGAAAAAGCCTCTCATCTGATTTTTTCTTTTCCGCTTTATGTCGACTCGCAGCCCTACCAAGTCAGCCGCGCAATGGAACTCATTTTTGAGCACTATCAACATTCGCAAGGGGCGCAAGAAAAGCAGGCGGCTTTTATTGTGAATTGTGGTTTTCCAGAGGCCGCTCATAATTGTACGGCGTTGGCCATTTGCGAAAGATTTGCCATTGAAACCGGATTTCAATGGGCTGGCGGCTTGAGTTTAGGCGGCGGAGAAGCCATTGGTGGTGAATCGCTTGAAAAAAGAGGCGGCATGGTTCGAAATGTCATGCAAGCGCTGGACATAGCCGCTGATGCGTTAGCTGCCGGACAGAAGATTCCTGAAGAAGCCATCAATTTAATGGCAAAGCCGTTTATTCCCGGCTGGATGTACACTTTATTTGGCAATATGAGCTGGCGGCGAGAAGCCAAACGGCACGGTGTGCTGCGTAACATCAGCGATTGCCCATTCAATCAAGCACAATCGGAATAA
- the lon gene encoding endopeptidase La produces MTDHTKEHENTPSMGFLDGLVNSISQQPKAIEEEIKFDGALPVLPLRNTVLFPDVIVPIGVARQRSIALLESLAPNSPVVFLMQTDADIDAPTPDELHKNGSVGLVLRTLRMPDNSMSVIVQGVKRVVVEAFTQTEPYLAAKVTPKDEEELEGVEFDAYARTTKQLASKIIELSPNSPNEASYAIQSIENTRFLIHFIASNISVPAAEKQKMIEAEGMKARAERLIHFLNREVQVLELSKQIQTKVKTDMDRSQREFILRQQLKTIQQELGEQDAQMQDVEKLREAVEKKNLPEEVTSVVSKEIDKLSRIPQASPDYSVTRNYVDTILALPWGHFSETVINLHEAEKILNQDHYGLGKVKDRILEYLAVLKLKSNMKAPILCFCGPPGVGKTSLGRSIARALGRKFIRISLGGVRDEAEIRGHRRTYIGSMPGRIIQGIKTAGTSNPVFMLDEIDKIGADFRGNPSSALLEVLDPAQNNAFSDHYLEIPYDLSKVMFIATANTLDPIPVPLRDRMEIINLSGYTEYEKLHIAERYLIPRQLEEHGIRPEDVSFDALTTKKIINAYTREAGVRNLERQIANVCRVIAKDIVIRRESDQPDETPITVVTADLKKYLGMEQFYPDVSEPVMLSGVAVGLAWTPVGGDILFIESTVMKGTGRLILTGQLGDVMKESAQAALSYLKSCADYFKIPDEAFRYWDVHVHVPQGAIPKDGPSAGVTILTSLASIYTQRKVKPCIAMTGEITLRGRILPVGGIKEKVLAAKRAGITEILLPEKNEKDVKEALETNGGAFSDVSFKYFHEMDDLIDYVLEPAENGAPQFKVEDKDHTPETTGNESE; encoded by the coding sequence ATGCAAACTGACGCCGACATCGACGCCCCAACGCCCGATGAGCTCCACAAAAACGGATCGGTTGGGCTCGTTTTGCGCACCTTGAGAATGCCTGACAACTCTATGAGTGTTATTGTTCAAGGAGTCAAGCGCGTGGTTGTAGAAGCGTTCACCCAAACCGAACCTTATTTGGCCGCAAAAGTAACCCCAAAAGATGAGGAGGAACTTGAAGGCGTTGAGTTCGACGCGTATGCCCGGACCACCAAGCAACTGGCTTCCAAAATCATTGAGCTTTCACCGAACTCGCCAAACGAAGCCAGCTATGCCATCCAAAGCATAGAAAACACCCGGTTTTTAATTCACTTTATTGCTTCAAATATTAGCGTGCCGGCTGCCGAAAAGCAAAAAATGATTGAAGCCGAAGGCATGAAAGCACGTGCCGAGCGCTTAATCCATTTTTTAAATCGGGAAGTGCAAGTTCTGGAACTTTCAAAGCAGATCCAGACAAAGGTTAAGACGGACATGGACCGCTCGCAACGCGAATTCATTTTGCGCCAGCAGCTCAAAACCATTCAGCAGGAACTCGGCGAACAAGACGCGCAAATGCAAGATGTGGAAAAATTGCGCGAAGCGGTCGAGAAAAAAAACCTGCCCGAGGAAGTCACTTCGGTGGTTAGCAAGGAAATTGATAAACTCTCACGCATTCCGCAAGCCTCGCCGGACTATTCTGTCACGCGCAATTATGTCGACACTATTTTGGCCTTACCTTGGGGACATTTTTCCGAGACCGTTATCAACTTGCACGAAGCGGAAAAAATATTAAACCAAGATCATTATGGACTTGGAAAAGTAAAAGATCGAATTTTAGAGTATTTGGCGGTGCTGAAATTAAAGTCAAACATGAAAGCGCCAATTCTCTGTTTTTGTGGCCCTCCGGGCGTTGGAAAAACCTCGCTTGGGCGCTCGATTGCGCGTGCATTGGGCAGAAAATTTATTCGGATTTCGCTGGGCGGAGTGCGCGATGAGGCAGAAATTCGTGGCCATCGGAGAACCTACATCGGCTCGATGCCGGGTAGAATTATTCAAGGCATCAAAACGGCTGGAACGAGCAATCCGGTTTTCATGCTCGATGAAATCGATAAAATCGGCGCGGACTTCAGAGGCAATCCGTCGTCAGCCTTGTTAGAAGTGCTCGATCCGGCTCAAAACAACGCGTTTAGCGATCATTACCTTGAAATTCCTTACGACCTTTCTAAGGTCATGTTTATTGCGACGGCCAATACGCTTGACCCCATTCCCGTGCCACTGCGCGACCGCATGGAAATCATCAATCTCAGCGGCTACACGGAGTACGAAAAGCTTCACATCGCCGAACGCTATCTGATTCCGCGCCAATTGGAAGAGCACGGCATTCGTCCAGAAGACGTTTCTTTTGACGCGCTTACCACAAAAAAAATTATCAATGCTTATACGCGCGAAGCGGGCGTTAGAAATCTTGAGCGCCAAATTGCAAATGTTTGCCGAGTGATCGCTAAGGATATTGTGATTCGCCGCGAATCTGATCAGCCTGACGAAACGCCAATTACCGTTGTTACAGCTGACTTGAAGAAATACCTCGGCATGGAACAATTCTATCCTGATGTTTCTGAGCCGGTGATGCTTTCAGGGGTCGCGGTTGGGCTTGCCTGGACGCCCGTTGGTGGCGACATTTTATTTATCGAATCCACTGTGATGAAAGGGACCGGGCGTTTGATTCTCACTGGCCAGCTTGGCGACGTGATGAAAGAATCGGCACAAGCAGCGCTTAGCTACTTGAAATCTTGCGCTGATTATTTCAAAATTCCAGATGAAGCGTTTCGCTACTGGGATGTGCATGTGCATGTTCCGCAAGGCGCTATTCCGAAAGATGGCCCATCTGCCGGCGTAACGATTTTAACTTCATTGGCGTCGATTTATACCCAGCGCAAAGTGAAACCTTGCATTGCGATGACAGGAGAAATTACCCTTCGCGGTAGAATTTTGCCCGTTGGCGGCATTAAAGAAAAAGTTCTGGCAGCCAAACGTGCCGGCATTACCGAAATTTTATTGCCTGAAAAAAATGAGAAAGACGTCAAAGAAGCGTTAGAAACCAACGGCGGCGCTTTTAGTGATGTTTCTTTCAAATATTTCCACGAAATGGACGATTTGATCGATTATGTGCTTGAGCCTGCCGAAAACGGTGCACCGCAATTTAAAGTTGAAGACAAAGATCACACACCAGAAACTACTGGGAACGAAAGCGAATAG
- a CDS encoding response regulator: protein MTPTHEQKQSIERRTILVVDDNQAVLKLVSHQLLLEGFHVAEAESVKEAKKIVDELSPSVIICDWMMPGEDGLSFCRYLRENPKTSGVYFIMLTAQGLHEQKIFALNSGVDDYIIKPFENQEMRARANIADRICTLQERIAVLERTQALNQMSNTVAHEINNPLTGLTGFLQLTKARLERKSTLTQEEISKTLAAINRCLEQAQRIREVVKKLSNRNDHKVKSYGNTIQMLDIDETH from the coding sequence ATGACACCGACTCATGAGCAAAAGCAATCAATTGAGAGGCGAACTATTTTAGTGGTTGATGATAACCAAGCCGTTTTAAAATTAGTCTCCCATCAGCTTTTATTGGAAGGCTTTCATGTGGCTGAAGCCGAAAGTGTTAAAGAGGCAAAAAAAATTGTTGATGAACTTTCCCCGAGCGTTATTATCTGCGATTGGATGATGCCAGGCGAGGATGGACTAAGCTTTTGCCGCTATTTGCGCGAGAACCCAAAAACCTCAGGCGTTTATTTTATCATGCTTACCGCTCAGGGATTGCACGAGCAAAAAATATTTGCCCTCAATAGTGGCGTAGATGATTACATCATCAAGCCATTTGAAAACCAAGAAATGCGCGCTCGCGCCAACATTGCAGATAGAATTTGCACGCTGCAAGAACGCATCGCGGTTCTCGAACGGACTCAGGCGCTCAATCAAATGAGCAATACTGTGGCACATGAAATTAACAATCCGCTTACAGGCTTAACGGGATTTTTGCAACTCACCAAAGCTCGACTTGAGAGAAAATCTACTTTAACTCAAGAAGAAATTAGCAAAACGCTTGCTGCTATTAACCGCTGCCTTGAACAAGCCCAGAGAATCAGAGAAGTCGTTAAAAAATTAAGCAACAGAAATGACCATAAGGTCAAATCTTACGGCAACACGATTCAAATGCTGGACATTGACGAGACACACTAA